The DNA window GCCGGCATGAACGACTACCTGTCGAAGCCGATCCGGTGCCCCGAGCTGACCGCCGCGCTGACCCCGCTGCTGCTCACCGGCTCCGACGAGCCGGCGGCCGAGGCGGAATCGCCGGTGGCCGGCGCCGATCGGGGCGCCGACATCCGGGCGCGGATGGCCGACATCAGCGACGGGGAGCCGACCGGGGCGGAGCGGCAGTTGCTGGCCCGGCTGCTGACATCGTTCAACCGGCGGATGCCGGGCGGGATCGACGAGCTCGCCGGCCACATCACCGCCGGGGACGTCACCGCCGTCCAGCATCAAGCGCACGCGCTGAAGGGATCCGCGACGAACATCGGCGTCACCGGTCTCGCCCACCTGTTCGCCGAGGTGGAGGCGAACGCCCGCGTCGGCCACCTGCCGGCCGGCCCGGACACGGTCCGCGCGATCCGCGCCGAGTTCGGCCTCACCGCCCCGGTGTGCGAGGACATCGCCCACCAGCTCGCCACGACCGGCTGACCGAGCCGGTCGCGGGGGCGGCGCCGGTCGGTTTCATGTCCACGAGCAGGTGTCGCCGGCCTGGACGCGGCCCTGTCGTTGCACGGTGGCCATCACCCCGAGGGTCATTCGCCCGGTGTCCCGCCGGGTCGTCGGCGGCGAAACGGCGGCCGTCGGGCAGCTCCACGACCGGAGCCGGGGCAGCGGCGTACCCCCGGAATTGGAACAGGCCCGGCATCCGCCGGAATCGGCGGGTGTTCTTGCCGCTGCCGAACTTGCCGTCCGGGTCGCGCACCGCCCACAGCCGATCGCCGTCCAAGCCCCGCTCACCCACCTGGGCAGCCGGTACCCTCTCGCCGAGCATTGACTTCACCGGATAACGACGGATCTCTGCGACCTTCACGAGCCGACAGTAGGAAACCGTGTAAAGCCGGGGTGCGCAATCATCCATCTGACATTGATGTTCGGCTATAAATCGTCATGATGGATCCATGTCGGGTGCCCCTCAGCAGTTCATCACGCTCCTGGGAGTTTTGATCGGTGCGCTAGCGACATTCGCTGGGACGACCTGGATCGAGCGGCTCAAGTGGAGAAGATCCGTTCAGACGAAATGGGATGAGAAAAGGTTCACCGCCTACGTCGAGTATGCGGCGGCCGTCAAGCGATACATAACCGCCCTCCGGCGAGTGGCGGGCGGTATGGGCCTGGACTCGATGGCCCACCCTCTCGATCGTTCCCGTGGCCTCCCCGAGATCGAGAACGCGGAGATGGAGAGGGCCGCGGCCTTCGAGAGCATCCTCCTTCTCGGCGATCAGCCTGCGGTGGATGCCGCACGCGCCTGGCACAGGACCGCGTGGGAGCTGGCCTTCATGATCCAGGGGATAACTCCGGCTGGAACCGAAGAATGGCGGAATGCGATGCAGAAAGTGTGGGCAGCGAGAGCCGAATTCTATAAGTGTGCGAGGCGGGATCTAGGGGTGCAGGACGTTGCTGTATACGACGACAAGAATTGATTGGTTGAAGGATCGTCACCTCTGCGGCGCTTGCCAGCGCTCTTTCCGAAGATCATGGCAAACGGTGGTGTCTCGCAGCCTCGACGGCGACGCAGGCGATTCGCAGAGCTTCAGGCGCTTGCCACCGGAGGTGCTTCGAGGCCTTTGACTAGGCTGATCGGCATCGTCAGCCATCTCTGGAATCGAGGCCGCGTGAACTCCGGTGCCTTGCCCGCTACCGCCGACCCGTCCGCCGCGGACGATGCCCTGGTCGCCCAGCCGATCGGTTACTGGAGCGGCGCCGTGCACAAGGCCGTCATCAAACGGCTGCGCGACTCGATGGCCGGCATCGACGTCACACAGCCGCAGTGGTGGACGCTCACCCGGGTGGGCGCCGGTGGTGGGCTCACCCGTGAGGATGTCGTCGCGCAACTGGCGGACGTGGCGGACGGGCCCGATGAGGTGCCGCGCGCCGTCGACCAGCTGCTGCACCGTGGGTGGATCGACGCGGACGAGAGGGGCCGGCTGCGGCTGACTGACGCGGGACGGGCGGCGCAGGGCCGGGTACGGGACCTGGTGGCCGGACTACGAGCGCAGATTCACCAGGGAATCGCGGACGACGAGTATGTCGCCGCGCTCAAGGTCATGCGCCGGATGATTTCGAACATCGATTCCATGACCGGCTGAACACGCGTTGACGCCCGTCACTACGCTGGCGCGATGATCAACGGGGTGGATCTCGTCATCTTCGATTGCGACGGCGTGCTGGTCGACAGTGAGCGCATCGCCGTGCGCGTCAACGTGGACATCACCGCCCAGCTGGGCTGGCCCCTGACGGCGGCCGAGGTGATCGATCGTTTCATCGGCCGCTCCCACGCGTCCATCGCTGAGATCATCGCTGCGGAACTCGGCGCCGAGGCGGCGGCGACCTGGACAGACCGGTTCGAGACCGAGCTCCGTCAGGCCGTCGACGCCGAGTTGACCGCGGTGGACGGGATCGAGGAGGCGCTGGGCCGGATCACCGCACCGACATGCGTGGCGTCCAGCGGTACGCCCGAGAAGCTGCGCCACACCCTGGGCCGCACCGGCCTGTATCCGCACTTCGCCGGCCGGATCTTCAGCGCCACCGAGGTGCCCCGCGGCAAGCCGGCCCCCGACCTGTTCCTGCACGCCGCGGCACGGATGGGAGTGTCGCCGCAGGGATGCGTGGTGGTCGAGGACAGCCAGTACGGGGTGCAGGCGGCACGTGCTGCAGGCATGCGGTGCCTGGCGTACGCGGGCGGACTCACCGCCGCTGACCGTCTGCAGGGTCCCGGCACGATCGTCTTCGACGACATGCGCGACCTTCCCGCCCTGCTCGACAAGATCTGACACGGCTCCGGAAGAACATGGGCGAGCCTGGGACTGCCACTATGGACCCATGGCGAACACGACTTCGGTCTACGAGCGCACCCTGTCCGGCAGCGTGGAGAGGCTGACCGTCATGGCGTACCTCGGCCATGAGGAGGGTGACGCCGACGAGATCCGGGTGATCCACGACCGTGGTGGCGTCACCGTCGAGGACGGGATCGCCTACCACGGCCGGCAGGGCGTGGCCTGGCTGGAGGACCACCGCCGCGCCAGCCTCGCCGGGGGATACCGGCCGGCCCGACTCGGCTAGCCGGGCCGGATCCGGGCGCGGGCGGTGACCACGGTCCCGCCCGGCCTCCGGATTCTGCTGCCGTCACGCGACCGCCGTGGGGGCGCCGCGGCCGAGTGCTTCCGCCTTGAGCTGCTCGAAGTCGGCCGTGGTGATCGCGCCGGAGTCGAGCAGGGCCTTCGCCGAGGCGATCTGGTCGG is part of the Actinoplanes missouriensis 431 genome and encodes:
- a CDS encoding MarR family winged helix-turn-helix transcriptional regulator — its product is MNSGALPATADPSAADDALVAQPIGYWSGAVHKAVIKRLRDSMAGIDVTQPQWWTLTRVGAGGGLTREDVVAQLADVADGPDEVPRAVDQLLHRGWIDADERGRLRLTDAGRAAQGRVRDLVAGLRAQIHQGIADDEYVAALKVMRRMISNIDSMTG
- a CDS encoding HAD family hydrolase — encoded protein: MINGVDLVIFDCDGVLVDSERIAVRVNVDITAQLGWPLTAAEVIDRFIGRSHASIAEIIAAELGAEAAATWTDRFETELRQAVDAELTAVDGIEEALGRITAPTCVASSGTPEKLRHTLGRTGLYPHFAGRIFSATEVPRGKPAPDLFLHAAARMGVSPQGCVVVEDSQYGVQAARAAGMRCLAYAGGLTAADRLQGPGTIVFDDMRDLPALLDKI